Proteins encoded in a region of the Sugiyamaella lignohabitans strain CBS 10342 chromosome B, complete sequence genome:
- the YEF3 gene encoding translation elongation factor EF-3 (Translational elongation factor EF-3; member of the ABC superfamily; stimulates EF-1 alpha-dependent binding of aminoacyl-tRNA by the ribosome; normally expressed in zinc deficient cells; HEF3 has a paralog, YEF3, that arose from the whole genome duplication; GO_component: GO:0022626 - cytosolic ribosome [Evidence IPI] [PMID 9544245]; GO_function: GO:0005524 - ATP binding [Evidence IEA,IEA]; GO_function: GO:0016887 - ATPase activity [Evidence IEA]; GO_function: GO:0016887 - ATPase activity [Evidence IDA] [PMID 9544245]; GO_function: GO:0003723 - RNA binding [Evidence IEA]; GO_function: GO:0017111 - nucleoside-triphosphatase activity [Evidence IEA]; GO_function: GO:0000166 - nucleotide binding [Evidence IEA,IEA]; GO_function: GO:0003746 - translation elongation factor activity [Evidence IEA]; GO_function: GO:0003746 - translation elongation factor activity [Evidence IGI,ISS] [PMID 9544245]; GO_process: GO:0006200 - ATP catabolic process [Evidence IEA]; GO_process: GO:0006412 - translation [Evidence IEA]; GO_process: GO:0006414 - translational elongation [Evidence IEA,IEA]; GO_process: GO:0006414 - translational elongation [Evidence IGI] [PMID 9544245]) — protein sequence MAAAAEKGESIKVLNELFAKLVVADSVDERKSVAHDVASFINGPIEEHDLPEKFFADLKGAINNKKDVRAKQNGIEAYGSIAASKELAPSVEPLLVSLTSDVLEKAGDKNVEVRDAASLAVKELAKNVTPHAVKALLPHLTNSIANSNKWTEKVAALEALSILVDSARDQIALRMPELIPVLSEAMWDTKPEVKKAATATITKSTETIDNKDIINFIPALIACIAKPTEVPETVHLLGATTFVSEVTTATLSIMVPLLSRGLAERDTAIKRKAAVIADNMCKLVDDPQVVAPFLSKLYPALKQNYSNIADPEARDVTLRAINTLKRVGEIGDDDKIPEISTAGDTGVNLAIIKDLLKDKKVDKRFDVIIEYAAAIAGDLIDERLINEGDWAETLRPFLVVFLHDGEARTLIEELRKKSVANIPGGPAFDEEDDEGEDLCNCEFSLAYGAKILLNRTQLRLKRARRYGLCGPNGAGKSTLMRAIANGQVEGFPTQDECKTVYVEHDIDGTHADTNVVDYVIATAGEEVGSKETVTKTLVEFGFVNGMTEMPITSLSGGWKMKLALATAVLRNADILLLDEPTNHLDTVNVAWLINYLTTCNITSIIVSHDSGFLDKVCQYIIHYERYKLRKYKGNLSEFVKKVPAAKSYYELGASDLEFKFPEPGYLEGVKTKQKAIVKVSNMSFQYPGTSKPQIRDINFQCSLSSRIAVIGPNGAGKSTLINVLTGELLPTSGDVYVHENCRIAYIKQHAFAHIDNHLDKTPSEYIQWRFQTGEDRETMDRANRQISESDEEAMNKIYKIEGTPRRVNEVLARRKFKNSYEYECSFFLGENIGMKNERWIAMGSVDNAWIPRSELIETHSKLVAEVDMKEALASGQFRPLTRKEIESHCAMLGLEAELVSHSRIRGLSGGQKVKLVLAACTWQRPHLIVLDEPTNYLDRDSLGALSKAIKEFEGGVVIITHSAEFTKNLTEEVWAVLDGKMTPSGHNWVTGQGAGPRLDQKEDEEDKFDAFGNKIEAKKKAKKLSAAELRKKKKERMKKKKELGDAYVSSDDEF from the coding sequence atggccgctgctgctgaaaagggAGAGTCCATCAAGGTTCTCAACGAGCTATTTGCTAAGCtcgttgttgctgattcCGTTGACGAGAGAAAGTCTGTCGCTCACGACGTCGCTTCTTTCATCAACGGTCCTATTGAAGAGCACGATTTGCCTGAGAAGTTCTTTGCTGACTTGAAGGGTgccatcaacaacaagaaggaCGTTCGTGCCAAGCAAAATGGTATCGAGGCCTATGGTTCTATTGCCGCTTCCAAGGAATTGGCTCCTTCTGTTGAGCCtttgttggtttctttGACTTCTGATGTCTTGGAGAAGGCTGGTGACAAGAACGTCGAGGTGCGTGACGCTGCTTCTTTGGCTGTCAAGGAGTTGGCCAAGAATGTCACTCCTCACGCCGTCAAGGCTTTGTTGCCTCACTTGACCAACTCTATTGCCAACTCTAACAAGTGGACTGAGAAGGTTGCTGCTTTGGAGGCTCTTTCCATCCTTGTCGACTCTGCTCGTGATCAAATCGCTCTTCGTATGCCTGAGTTGATCCCTGTCTTGTCTGAGGCCATGTGGGATACTAAGCCCGAGGTTAAGAaggctgctactgccaccATCACCAAGTCTACTGAGACTATTGACAACAAGGATATCATTAACTTCATTCCTGCTCTTATTGCTTGTATTGCCAAGCCTACTGAGGTTCCTGAGACCGTCCACTTGCTCGGTGCCACTACTTTCGTTTCCGAGGTCACCACTGCCACTCTTTCCATCATGGTTCCTCTTTTGTCCCGTGGTTTGGCTGAGCGTGATACTGCTATCAAGCGTAAGGCTGCTGTCATTGCCGATAACATGTGTAAGTTGGTCGATGACCCACAAGTCGTTGCTCCTTTCTTGTCCAAGCTTTACCCTGCCTTGAAGCAAAACTACTCCAACATTGCCGATCCTGAGGCTCGTGACGTTACTCTCCGTGCCATCAACACCTTGAAGCGTGTTGGTGAGATTGGTGACGATGACAAGATTCCTGAGATCTCCACTGCCGGTGACACTGGTGTCAACTTGGCTATCATTAAGGACTTGCTCAAGGACAAGAAGGTTGACAAGAGATTCGATGTTATCATTGAGtatgctgctgccattgctggtgACCTTATTGACGAGCGTCTTATCAATGAGGGTGACTGGGCTGAGACTCTTCGTCCCTTCCTTGTTGTCTTCCTCCACGACGGTGAGGCTCGTACTTTGATTGAGGAGCTCCGTAAGAAGTCTGTTGCCAACATTCCTGGTGGCCCTGCCTTcgatgaggaggatgacGAGGGTGAGGACTTGTGTAACTGTGAGTTCTCTCTTGCTTATGGTGCCAAGATCTTGCTTAACCGTACCCAACTCCGTCTTAAGCGTGCCCGTCGTTATGGTCTCTGTGGTCCTAACGGTGCTGGTAAGTCTACTCTTATGAGAGCTATTGCCAACGGTCAAGTCGAGGGTTTCCCTACTCAAGATGAGTGTAAGACTGTCTACGTCGAGCACGATATCGATGGTACCCACGCCGACACCAACGTTGTTGACTACGTTATCGCCACCGCCGGTGAGGAGGTTGGTTCCAAGGAGACTGTTACCAAGACTTTGGTTGAGTTCGGTTTCGTCAATGGTATGACTGAGATGCCCATCACCTCTTTGTCTGGTGGTTGGAAGATGAAGTTGGCTCTTGCCACTGCCGTCCTCCGTAACGCTGATATCTTGTTGCTCGATGAGCCTACCAATCACTTGGATACCGTCAACGTTGCTTGGTTGATCAACTACTTGACCACCTGTAACATTACTTCTATCATTGTCTCTCACGACTCTGGTTTCTTGGACAAGGTCTGTCAATATATTATCCACTACGAGAGATACAAGCTTAGAAAGTACAAGGGTAACCTTTCCGAGTTCGTCAAGAAGGTCCCTGCCGCCAAGTCTTACTACGAGCTTGGTGCTTCTGACCTTGAGTTCAAGTTCCCTGAGCCTGGTTACCTTGAGGGTGTCAAGACTAAGCAAAAGGCTATTGTCAAGGTTTCCAACATGTCCTTCCAATACCCTGGTACCTCCAAGCCCCAAATTAGAGATATTAACTTCCAAtgttctctttcttctcgTATTGCCGTTATTGGTCCcaatggtgctggtaagTCCACTCTTATCAACGTCTTGACTGGTGAGCTTCTCCCCACCTCTGGTGACGTCTACGTCCACGAGAACTGTCGTATTGCCTACATTAAGCAACACGCTTTCGCCCACATTGATAACCACCTTGACAAGACTCCTTCTGAGTATATTCAATGGCGTTTCCAAACTGGTGAGGACAGAGAGACCATGGACCGTGCCAACAGACAGATTTCCGAGTCTGATGAGGAGGCCATGAACAAGATTTACAAGATCGAGGGTACTCCCAGACGTGTTAACGAGGTCCTTGCCAGAAGAAAGTTCAAGAACTCTTACGAGTATGAATGTTCCTTCTTCCTTGGTGAGAACATTGGCATGAAGAACGAGAGATGGATTGCTATGGGTTCTGTCGACAATGCCTGGATTCCCCGTTCCGAGCTTATCGAGACTCACTCCAagcttgttgctgaggtTGATATGAAGGAGGCTCTTGCTTCTGGTCAATTCCGTCCTCTTACTCGTAAGGAGATTGAGAGCCACTGTGCCATGTTGGGTCTTGAGGCCGAGCTTGTTTCTCACTCCCGTATCCGTGGTCTTTCCGGTGGTCAAAAGGTCAAGCTTGTCTTGGCTGCCTGTACTTGGCAACGTCCTCACTTGATCGTTCTTGACGAACCTACCAATTATCTTGACAGAGACTCTCTTGGTGCTTTGTCCAAGGCTATCAAGGAGTTCGAGGGTGGTGTTGTTATCATTACCCACTCTGCCGAGTTCACCAAGAACTTGACTGAGGAAGTCTGGGCCGTTTTGGACGGTAAGATGACTCCTTCCGGCCACAACTGGGTTACCGGTCAAGGTGCTGGTCCTCGTCTTGATCAAAaggaagatgaggaagacaAGTTCGATGCTTTCGGTAACAAGATTGAGgctaagaagaaggctAAGAAGttgtctgctgctgagttgagaaagaagaagaaggagagaatgaagaagaagaaggagctCGGTGATGCTTACGTCTCTTCTGATGACGAATTCTAA
- the RCK2 gene encoding serine/threonine protein kinase RCK2, translating to MRQLNHKNVVELIDFKETKDHYFIVLELIPGGELFHQIVRLTYFSEDLARHVIVQVAEAVRYLHEVAGVVHRDIKPENLLFYPIDFIPSKNKTIRKGEDESKEDEGQFVPGLGAGGIGVIKLADFGLSKVIWDSKTMTPCGTVGYTAPEIVKDERYSKSVDMWALGCVLYTVLCGFPPFYDESIEVLTEKVAKGQYTFLSPWWDEISAGAKDLVSHLLTVDPDSRYTIDQFLQHPWITGATSRHAGPAAVAAAATASTGIVGSTGNSLGVIPEIKFTGSNNSVGTATTDITMINAVPERSQAASASTKEFPTPVVATLKEVFDVSNAVHRMEEENARNNRWKGRFQDNLLEEEEEEEEEEDDTAGHGSVTHNEYTMDVEPAYNDPSLDGVEQKLQRVSVSKAVPISTTSSKTKASHAVPRSSRKPHNHQHHHGPLATGGLFELHLEGATLIERRKRAGKQPPITHSLVT from the coding sequence ATGCGACAGTTGAACCACAAGAATGTGGTGGAGCTGATTGACTTTAAAGAGACCAAGGACCACTATTTTATTGTGCTGGAGCTGATTCCAGGCGGTGAGCTGTTCCACCAGATCGTGCGGTTGACGTATTTTTCAGAAGACCTGGCGCGCCATGTGATAGTACAGGTGGCCGAGGCGGTTCGGTATTTGCATGAGGTGGCTGGCGTGGTTCATAGAGACATTAAGCCTGAGAACCTGCTGTTTTACCCTATAGATTTCATTCCGTCGAAAAATAAGACCATTCGTAAGGGCGAAGACGAGTCCAAAGAGGACGAGGGCCAGTTTGTTCCGGGACTGGGCGCGGGCGGCATCGGCGTGATCAAACTGGCTGATTTCGGGCTTTCAAAGGTCATTTGGGACTCGAAAACAATGACTCCTTGTGGAACCGTTGGTTATACAGCTCCGGAAATTGTTAAAGATGAACGATATTCAAAGAGTGTAGACATGTGGGCTCTGGGATGTGTGCTATATACAGTTTTGTGTGGATTTCCTCCATTTTACGATGAGAGCATTGAAGTTCTGACTGAAAAGGTCGCCAAGGGCCAGTACACGTTTCTCAGTCCTTGGTGGGACGAGATTAGTGCTGGAGCTAAAGATTTGGTCAGTCATTTGTTGACAGTGGATCCTGACTCGAGATATACCATTGATCAGTTTTTACAGCACCCGTGGATCACAGGAGCTACATCACGCCATGCCGGGCCtgcagcagtggcagcagctgctacgGCTAGTACTGGTATAGTTGGATCGACTGGAAACAGTCTTGGCGTGATTCCCGAGATTAAGTTTACTGGATCTAATAACAGTGTAGGTACTGCTACCACCGATATTACCATGATCAACGCGGTTCCTGAGAGATCGCAAGCAGCATCTGCCTCGACTAAAGAATTCCCCACGCCAGTAGTGGCTACATTGAAGGAAGTGTTTGACGTGTCGAATGCTGTTCATCGgatggaagaagaaaacgcTCGAAACAATAGATGGAAGGGTAGATTCCAAGATAACTtgcttgaagaagaagaagaagaagaagaagaggaagacgacACTGCCGGACATGGCAGCGTCACTCATAACGAGTATACTATGGATGTAGAGCCTGCATATAACGATCCGTCACTAGACGGAGTTGAGCAGAAACTGCAGCGAGTATCAGTGAGTAAAGCTGTTCCTATTTCCACGACATCTTCGAAGACCAAAGCCAGTCATGCTGTACCACGATCGTCGCGAAAGCCTCATAaccatcaacatcatcacGGACCGCTGGCTACTGGCGGTCTTTTTGAACTTCATCTGGAAGGAGCTACTTTAATAGAGAGGAGAAAACGGGCTGGCAAACAGCCACCCATTACTCACTCGCTAGTTACCTAA
- the EMP70 gene encoding Emp70p (Protein with a role in cellular adhesion and filamentous growth; also endosome-to-vacuole sorting; similar to Tmn3p; member of Transmembrane Nine family of proteins with 9 transmembrane segments; EMP70 has a paralog, TMN2, that arose from the whole genome duplication; GO_component: GO:0005768 - endosome [Evidence IEA]; GO_component: GO:0005768 - endosome [Evidence IDA] [PMID 8314797]; GO_component: GO:0010008 - endosome membrane [Evidence IEA]; GO_component: GO:0000329 - fungal-type vacuole membrane [Evidence IDA] [PMID 20681974]; GO_component: GO:0016021 - integral component of membrane [Evidence IEA,IEA]; GO_component: GO:0016021 - integral component of membrane [Evidence ISM] [PMID 12192589]; GO_component: GO:0016020 - membrane [Evidence IEA]; GO_function: GO:0003674 - molecular_function [Evidence ND]; GO_process: GO:0006878 - cellular copper ion homeostasis [Evidence IGI,IMP] [PMID 20681974]; GO_process: GO:0016197 - endosomal transport [Evidence IMP] [PMID 20526336]; GO_process: GO:0001403 - invasive growth in response to glucose limitation [Evidence IMP] [PMID 18178563]; GO_process: GO:0007124 - pseudohyphal growth [Evidence IGI] [PMID 18178563]; GO_process: GO:0007034 - vacuolar transport [Evidence IGI] [PMID 20526336]) has product MRAAPSLVYNWNIDHLPVTENLKHLESEHDDDDDDDDDDDDDGDDNAKLNKLFGGRRINRQVWYKGDGIRFGRYDRHKPYIMFYNHFNFEIEYHEHVPGQYRVVGAAVTPESKNYTTQESAAKCSAPKSPISFPAGRPQNAQSINITYSYSVKWIKSDVRWASRWDKYLALRGSRIRWKPLITLIVVSTSTILCAVLSEIAFCFVLQEVTKIQQAKSNPNTITSGLKSLKEVALRSPKNTLLLSVLVGNGCHLFVLALLTIVFAAIGVLSPEKRGSIATMAIYTYSFTSIIAGYTAAYCFRAYKGEDFVQDEDENEETIIKTDLTLWSTLFLLTPVLIPGLVFATFLVLNLVIVVRGSDGAVPFPAILKLTGLWFFVSIPLSLLGSLIGKKRPMNGYKKLVFKSNSPAPEIPKLPFLLKPITRTMLAGLLPFTAVAAELALIANSLWLNQVFFMFGFLMATYIILVLGSVVITIGTVYLMLLAGDYRWQWSSFILSGSPAIYVFLSCLSLLIFRYSYNGLTAILLYVSYSFLLSAAIFFITGSIGFLSTWAFVHYIYSSVRND; this is encoded by the coding sequence ATGCGAGCTGCTCCTTCTCTAGTTTATAACTGGAACATTGACCATCTCCCAGTTACCGAGAACCTTAAGCACTTAGAGAGTGAAcatgacgatgatgacgatgatgatgatgacgacgacgacgatggtgatgataatgcaaaactaaataaattatttggAGGTAGAAGAATAAATCGTCAAGTATGGTATAAAGGTGACGGCATCCGATTTGGCAGGTATGATCGCCATAAACCCTATATCATGTTTTACAATcattttaattttgaaattgaataCCATGAACATGTTCCTGGGCAGTATAGAGTTGTAGGTGCTGCTGTGACTCCAGAATCTAAAAACTATACGACACAAGAAAGTGCTGCCAAGTGTTCGGCCCCCAAGTCGCCAATATCGTTCCCTGCTGGAAGACCCCAGAATGCCcaaagtataaatatcacaTATAGCTACTCTGTCAAGTGGATCAAATCCGATGTTCGTTGGGCCTCGAGATGGGACAAATATCTCGCTCTGCGAGGCTCTCGTATCCGTTGGAAACCTCTTATTACTCTTATTGTTGTCAGTACTAGTACTATACTATGTGCAGTTCTGAGTGAAATagctttttgttttgttcttcAGGAGGTTACTAAAATTCAGCAGGCTAAATCCAATCCTAATACTATTACGTCCGGGTTAAAGTCATTAAAGGAAGTAGCTCTTCGGAGCCCTAAAAACACCCTATTACTCAGTGTACTGGTTGGCAACGGGTGTCActtgtttgttttggcCCTTCTTACTATTGTATTTGCAGCCATTGGAGTCCTTTCTCCTGAAAAACGTGGTTCCATCGCTACCATGGCTATTTATACCTACTCTTTTACATCCATTATTGCTGGATACACTGCGGCCTATTGCTTTAGGGCCTATAAAGGTGAAGATTTTGTTCAGGACGAAGACGAAAACGAAGAGACTATCATCAAGACTGACCTGACCTTGTGGTCAACTTTATTCTTATTAACTCCTGTACTTATCCCTGGATTGGTATTTGCTACCTTTCTTGTACTAAACCTAGTGATTGTTGTTAGAGGTTCAGATGGTGCTGTGCCATTTCCTGCGATTTTGAAACTGACTGGTCTGTGGTTTTTTGTATCTATCCCCTTATCACTTCTTGGCAGTCTCATAGGCAAAAAACGGCCCATGAATGGCTATAAAAAATTGGTTTTTAAGTCCAACTCACCGGCTCCTGAAATCCCTAAACTTCCTTTCCTTCTTAAACCAATCACCCGTACTATGCTTGCTGGACTATTACCATTTACtgccgttgctgctgagttgGCTCTTATTGCGAACTCACTCTGGCTGAACCAAGTGTTTTTCATGTTCGGATTCCTCATGGCAacatatattattttagtTCTAGGCTCGGTCGTTATCACCATTGGCACTGTTTATTTGATGTTATTGGCTGGTGATTATCGATGGCAATGGTCAAGTTTTATCCTCTCCGGGTCTCCTGCTATCTATGTTTTCCTAAGTTGCTTGTCTCTACTCATATTTAGATACTCGTACAACGGTTTGACTGCTATCTTGTTATATGTCAGTTACAGCTTTCTATTATCTGCCgctatcttcttcataacCGGAAGTATTGGTTTTCTCTCCACCTGGGCCTTTGTCCACTATATTTACTCGTCTGTGAGAAATGACTAG
- the EMP70 gene encoding Emp70p (Protein with a role in cellular adhesion and filamentous growth; also endosome-to-vacuole sorting; similar to Tmn3p; member of Transmembrane Nine family of proteins with 9 transmembrane segments; EMP70 has a paralog, TMN2, that arose from the whole genome duplication; GO_component: GO:0005768 - endosome [Evidence IEA]; GO_component: GO:0005768 - endosome [Evidence IDA] [PMID 8314797]; GO_component: GO:0010008 - endosome membrane [Evidence IEA]; GO_component: GO:0000329 - fungal-type vacuole membrane [Evidence IDA] [PMID 20681974]; GO_component: GO:0016021 - integral component of membrane [Evidence IEA,IEA]; GO_component: GO:0016021 - integral component of membrane [Evidence ISM] [PMID 12192589]; GO_component: GO:0016020 - membrane [Evidence IEA]; GO_function: GO:0003674 - molecular_function [Evidence ND]; GO_process: GO:0006878 - cellular copper ion homeostasis [Evidence IGI,IMP] [PMID 20681974]; GO_process: GO:0016197 - endosomal transport [Evidence IMP] [PMID 20526336]; GO_process: GO:0001403 - invasive growth in response to glucose limitation [Evidence IMP] [PMID 18178563]; GO_process: GO:0007124 - pseudohyphal growth [Evidence IGI] [PMID 18178563]; GO_process: GO:0007034 - vacuolar transport [Evidence IGI] [PMID 20526336]), with protein sequence MRTANSLAYSWNIDHLPVTENPEHRESEHDDDDDDDVDHDDDDDNSKLNHFFGERRINRQLWYQGNGVRFGVLDFRGEPHIMFYNHFDFEIEYHEHAPGQYRVVGAAVTPESKNYTTQESAAKCSAPKSPISFPARRLRGNAQSINITYSYSVKWIKSDVRWASRWDKYLALRGSRIRWKPLITLIVVSTILCVVLSGIAFYFVQKEVTKIQQAKSNPNTIMSGLKSLKDVALRSPKNTLLLSVLVGNGSHLFVLALLTIVFAAIGVLSPEKRGSIATMAIYTYSFTSIIAGYTAAYCFRAYKGEDFVQDEDENEETIIKTDLTLWSTLFLLTPVLIPGLVFATFLVLNLVIVVRGSDGAVPFPAILKLTGLWFFVSIPLSLLGSLIGKKRPMNGYKKLVFKSNSPAPEIPKLPFLLKPITRTMLAGLLPFTAVAAELALIANSLWLNQVFFMFGFLMATYIILVLGSVVITIGTVYLMLLAGDYRWQWSSFILSGSPAIYVFLSCLSLLIFRYSYNGLTAILLYVSYSFLLSAAIFFITGSIGFLSTWAFVHYIYSFVRND encoded by the coding sequence ATGCGAACTGCTAATTCTCTAGCTTATAGCTGGAACATTGACCATCTCCCAGTTACCGAGAACCCTGAGCACCGAGAGAGTGAAcatgacgatgatgacgacgatgacgtTGACcacgacgatgatgatgataattcAAAACTAAATCATTTTTTTGGAGAGAGAAGAATAAATCGTCAACTATGGTATCAAGGTAACGGCGTCCGATTTGGCGTGCTTGATTTTCGCGGTGAACCCCATATCATGTTTTACAAtcattttgattttgaaattgaataCCATGAACATGCTCCCGGACAGTATAGAGTTGTAGGTGCTGCTGTGACTCCAGAATCTAAAAACTATACGACACAAGAAAGTGCTGCCAAGTGTTCGGCCCCCAAGTCGCCAATATCATTCCCTGCTAGAAGACTCCGTGGCAATGCCcaaagtataaatatcacaTATAGCTATTCTGTCAAGTGGATCAAATCCGATGTTCGTTGGGCCTCGAGATGGGACAAATATCTCGCTCTGCGAGGCTCTCGTATCCGTTGGAAACCTCTTATTACTCTTATTGTTGTCAGTACTATACTATGTGTAGTTCTGAGTGGAATagctttttattttgttcaAAAGGAGGTTACTAAAATTCAGCAGGCTAAATCCAATCCTAATACGATTATGTCCGGGTTAAAGTCATTAAAGGACGTAGCTCTTCGGAGCCCTAAAAACACCTTATTACTGAGTGTACTGGTTGGCAACGGGTCTCActtgtttgttttggcCCTTCTTACTATTGTATTTGCAGCCATTGGAGTCCTTTCTCCTGAAAAACGTGGTTCCATCGCTACCATGGCTATTTATACCTACTCTTTTACGTCCATTATAGCTGGATACACTGCGGCCTATTGCTTTAGGGCCTATAAAGGTGAAGATTTTGTTCAGGACGAGGACGAAAACGAAGAGACCATCATCAAGACTGACCTGACCCTGTGGTCAACTTTATTCTTACTAACTCCTGTACTTATCCCTGGATTGGTATTCGCTACCTTTCTTGTACTAAACCTAGTGATTGTTGTTAGAGGTTCAGATGGTGCTGTGCCATTTCCTGCGATTTTGAAACTGACTGGTCTGTGGTTTTTTGTATCTATCCCCTTATCACTTCTTGGCAGTCTCATAGGCAAAAAACGGCCCATGAATGGCTATAAAAAATTGGTTTTTAAGTCCAACTCACCGGCTCCTGAAATCCCTAAACTTCCTTTCCTTCTTAAACCAATCACCCGTACTATGCTTGCTGGACTATTACCATTTACtgccgttgctgctgagttgGCTCTTATTGCGAACTCACTCTGGCTGAACCAAGTGTTTTTCATGTTCGGATTCCTCATGGCAacatatattattttagtTCTAGGCTCGGTCGTTATCACCATTGGCACTGTTTATTTGATGTTATTGGCTGGTGATTATCGATGGCAATGGTCAAGTTTTATCCTCTCCGGGTCTCCTGCTATCTATGTTTTCCTAAGTTGCTTGTCTCTACTCATATTTAGATACTCGTACAACGGTTTGACTGCTATCTTATTATATGTCAGTTACAGCTTTCTATTATCTGCCgctatcttcttcataacCGGAAGTATTGGTTTTCTCTCCACCTGGGCCTTTGTCCACTATATTTACTCGTTTGTAAGAAATGACTAG